TTATGGAACTGCATACTGTTCCTGAATGTTAAAGCGGGTCAATGCCATTGGCACGCTGTATTCAGTGTCAATGTTAGTTGCTCCGGTGGGCCGCTTAccaacaaggtcaaggaTCAGCGTCCTGGCGTTGCAATCTCTTCACGAGACTACCTACCAACCCTACCTGTAAAATCTCCCGTCACAAAGCCAGATACCCATATAACACCCTGCTAAATGCAAATATGATTGTGTTTGCTGTAATTAATAAATCGTGGTAGGTTCAAGCCTATCACACCCATCCACCAGAAAGACAGACAAAGCCAAAAGCAACAAAACAGACAAAGGCTGATAAAAGTCTAACAAATCTCGGCCAAGCCCGCAAAAGTGGGCCAAGGACAGAAATTCAGAAGGAGGTGTTGCTCGGCAAGCTGAGACGCCAGTGTGGAAATCATTCTGCACGGCCATTGATTACCATTCAATACTGTCTTGTGTGTGGAGCCGCCTCCACAGTTGGCACTATCTTCCTATTGATAATCGAGTTAGTCCTCGAGTCGTGTAGCCATTGGGTTGTAGGGTACGATATCGTAATTTATGGTGGCGCTACTGCATGTATGCTCTCTGTGTCGTGATGCTATCTGTACTGGATGTTTCTCGTTCCCCATTCTCTGTCCTTCTCTCGGCTTGTGTGTGGTTTGACAACGGGATAGTGAAGCCCCTTAGCAGGACCTAAATTTACTATTGGTATTGACCCATGGGAGGCGAAGTCTGGGCCAGGGACAGGACAACCGCTGGCCACTCATTTGAAATGACTAAGCTCGCTGTTAGTCCGGGACAGCCAATGGGATTACAAACCATTGCATTTCCAACATTGGATAGACACTCGTAACAAGCTAATGACCCTTAAACCACGGATACTTCGGTTGTATGCCCTGTAAATGGTAAGCCGCAGTGTTGTGTGTTACGTCTCCCTTAGGGTTTGTGGGTTACTTAGTCTGGGGCCACGTTTCTGGTGCAACACAACACACCACAAAGAAGATCTTGGCAAGGGGTATGTTACATATAGGGCCAATTCTATAGCACATGAACATCCATTGGTCCTAATGAGAAATCGAAACATGACTCTTAATGCAACCGCAGGACCCCAAAGTAGGGCTACCATCGCCAAGCCCTCGATTCATTGAGCTACTGTTCTTTCACCCCGGTATCGCGCTAACCTCTAAGTCGCTCTCCACATGATTCTAGACATTCAGCAGTTAGGCCAGGACAGCAGCCGTGTCGAATCAGACTTCTATGCCCTACAGAGTGGACCACTTGCTTAGGCTCAATGTCCCACCCACCTGGTTTTCTCACACCGTCACGTCTACACATACTCTTTCGGGCTCTACGAACCTTTCGGCGAGGTCTCTTGGTCAAGGTTCACCACTGGTAACCAACCCCTGTGAAAATGGCGAATTAACCGGAAAACTCAATTTTACCGTTCAGCCCATTGACACTTCACGTTAATCGGAAAGCCGGAACCGAACAAGCCCTGCTTGTGACAGCCGCCCTATGAGCATTTCTACCACTgattgtggaagaagagaccTCGGTGTATCTTGGATAGAAAATTGCCATCTGCTCGCATAGCCACGGTGGAGCATCTGGTAGTATACCGGAAAATTTATCTCGTAGGAGTGGACTACCATGCACTGAGTCTTCCCATCGATGGCAAAAACCTTCTGCAGGAGGCGAAAGCTACCGCTATTGTATTTGAGACGTGTATAAACGTGGTATCAGCACGAACTCGTCACCACTTTGCACCCTTAGGCTTCCCAGCTGTAGTAAACCAGCCCTAACAGACCCTGTTTGACTTACTAGAGTAGACCCCTGCCCACAGTGCGAGCGTAGAGTCACACAGAATCAGAGTCTTCAGGCGTTCTAGCCAGGCAGAGCGGATCCTGCTAGTGGGTAGTTAGTAGGCTGCCATAGCCGCTACGTTCTTAACGACCCGCCTGGATTCCCTTAGCCTCCGACGCCACGTATTTCGCGCAGCTTCATGACatcacatcttcaacaatctcTGAGGTAAAAGTATTCAGTCCAGCGGCAACACCGAGGTCAATGTGTCTCGAGGGTCCGGCACTGCCTATGGTATTCACAAGGTACTTCTACGATAGAGGACGAACCTCTCGGCGCATACTTGGAGGTCGCAATTCAGAGTGATTCCCcgcttgtttctttttgtgaGGTATATTGTCGTGGACATAGTAAAGATCGCTACAAAAATCCAGGATTCATTAGATGCTCTTCTCATAGCGATACACTGGTATGACTCGTCGATTCTGCAATAACCCTCCTAGCAAAGGCAACGATCACGGCGAGTTCCATTCAGCGCCGGACTTGTTCGATCCCTTTCTGGGGAATTTACATGCATCAACCTTTTCAGTAATCGTCATTAATCACGCATTGAAAGGTAAATATTTCCGATAATGTTAAAGACTGTAATATATCCTGTCCATGTCTAGGTAGCATTGATCCGAACAGTCCTTGCTCTAGTTGCCACCGGTAAAATTGCTCATTTTCGTCACCGCGGTGGAGGCAATGTATAATACATAGAAAGACACCGGATACGCCCGGCTCTTTGGTTGCCATCCGGAGATTATTGGGCGAGCTTCATACCTGATGATGGTATACTATTCCCCCTTCCAGACACGATTGCTACAGGGCAGAAGCCTTCAGCAGCAGATCTACCTATGTTACTGAAACAACGATATCATCATTTCTCGAGCGCTTTTGCTAGCTAGCACCAATCTATACAGCTATCAACGAATTTGGCTGTTCCTATGTACCGCATAGGATATTGAGCAGACATAACACATTCATCCTccatcctttttttttactgaTGGTTTTGACGTACTGGACGTTGATTCAGTCAACTAAACCAAAACTTCAGACAAGAATATTTACAAATGACAGCTTTAGCGTCAAATCAATGAGCTCTCGTGTGAACCGCATATTTTGACGGAAGTGTTGCTACATAACCGTGTCATACAAATCCGGGTTCATTCCCGTGACAGCCCACGAAACACCACATTAATCCTCCCTGGCAGGTGACAAGAAGAACCCTAAGTACACTACTCCTTTGAATGATTGTAGATAGTATAATTCCACCCAGGTAGAACAGCGCAGATCATAACCCCAACTCGCCAATTTAATGCATCTAGGAGTAAGTACAAATCTCTTggcaagaaaacaacaacgcCAATGACGACACAACCCCTCAACCCCTCATCCAAGGAAATCACAACGTCAACCACACCTTGAAACAGAACAATTAACACTCTACTAGTAAACCAAGTCTCAAAACAACAATGCCGCAATCAAATACCCCCTACCCCTTTACATTCACCAACCCAACCGGAGTACAATCCACAAACGGAACAACCCAAACCATACCCCTCACCATCCCCAATGTCCGCGGCACGATCCCCTCCTTCCAAACATCCCGTCTCCGCACAATGATGCTCGAAGCGCGTCGCGATCCCGCCAAGATCCTGGCTTTCCCGTGTAGCTATGACGGACTATCCTCGCGTCTGATCGAGGAAGCCGGGTTCCCGATGCTGTTTTTGTCCGGCTTCGCGGTGTCTAGTTCATACGGGCTGCCTGATACGGGGTATATTGCTATGGAGGAGATGTGCCAGAAAGTTCAGGAGACGGTGAGGGTGACTAGTCTTCCGATCATGGTCGATGGGGATACGGGGTATGGGAGTCCGATGAATGTTCGGCGGACGGTGGAGGCGTTTGCGGCTGCTGGGGCGGCAGGGGTGATGATTGAGGATCAGACGTGGCCTAAGCGTGAGCTTATCTGGAATTCTGAAAGAAATGGGTATGTGAAGTAAATGCTGATTGTGAGAATCGCACATAGGATGCGGCCATACAAAGGGGAAATCAGTTGTTTCGCGCGGTGAAGCCTACGCTCGGATCCAAGCGGCCTGCGACGCCCGGAATGAAGGGCGGGATATTTTTATCCTTGCCAGAACGGACGCCTTGATACTTGGATGGGAGGAAGCGATGACGCGGGCGAAGGAGTTCAAGAGACTAGGGGCCGATGCGGTGTTTGTTGAAGCCCTGCCGGACAGGGAGTCGATGCAGCGCTGCGTTGAGGAGTTGGATATGCCCATGCTGGCTAATATTATTGAAGGGGGCAAAACGGAGAATCTCTCTGCGAAGGAGCTTGCTCAATTGGGTTTCGCTGCTGTGGCATATCCGTGGACGTTGGTCGCGGCGAGATTGAAGAGTGTTCGGGATGCGCTGGAAGGGCTGAAACAGAGCATGGTTGAGGGTACGGCACCGCCTATGATTTTGGGATACTCTGAGGTGTGCGAGGGCGTTGGGTTCAATAGATACTGGGTAAGTTTGGACATTGACGACCGACTATACGCATGACTGACGTTTGAATAGGATCAAGAGACACGTTACGAATATGATCAAAACGGGCTCATAAACCCTTAGCCGATAGTCAACTCATGTTTATTCCTACAATCTCTAATGGGTGGTCTACGTTAAGCCATGAGTATATTGTCCATTACAACTGGCTTGGAAAACACATAGTGGCCCAGtatagctatatttattattaaaaattcgTGAACTTGCTCAGTGGACTGTACAGCAACTGGAAATACTCTTTTCGCAAAAGGTTTACCGTCGTGAACGACATTTTGAGAAGATCTGTAACTATCCAGGTGCAATTGTTAGTCATTACCCAGGCTAGGATCTCATTGACGTCCCTTGATAGTAACAAGCAGTTGGAGATGAGGAATTCCCACAAGCGGAACAGGCGATAAAATGTTGAGCCATATGTGAGCTTCTCAGCAGTACCGGAGGAAGTACTGAGCTCAAATCACTGGCGTCCACTGTATATCGTCAGAGAAATGAGGTAAGCTCGCCGAGTGCAGTTACCTCGTGAATGACATTTCTGAGTGAGGATTTCAACAACAATGATAACACCCGTCCATAGCTGCTAGTTGCGTCACTTAGAGAGCTCGTTATCAACAGGCCCTAGTTTGGTCTAAGGAATCGCGGTATCTAACGGAAAATGTAAGTTGTAACTGGAGAGGTCGGAGCTTGGCTTGGAGGTGATAAGCCGATTGTATGATTGTGACTGGCCATCGGCAAAGTCGAGTTTCCACCGCCGCTCTTGGCACAGGGACTATCCAGGTACTtaggaagaaagacagcGGGGAAACCAAGAAATGAGGGGATacgaaaggaaagaagtggAGTTTAACATTGACTGCCGACGGACGCTGAAGTTGGTTTGCGACGGCCAACGCCGGCGCGGGGGAGTACATAATTGATGAAAGACCTGCTCCGAAGCATTTCAGTCTTGTCCTCATGAAAAGGGTCTCTAAAAAGAATTCCACTTCAAGATGAGAACCGCTGCCTCTACAGGTCTCTTCTTAGGCCTTGCCTCTATGGCGAGTGCTGTTATGTATGGATACAACCACGTTCCTCTCATAAAGGACACTGAAATAGTTGCCGGTGCCTTCGAGAACGTCAATGATATTGAACTCCTGTCCCCAGCCTTTTTGACGCCCAATGTCCGGCTTCCTGGCTTCCCTAACGGCACTCAAGGGCCGTCTTCTCAAGATGACATGGGTGAGTAGAGTACCATTGAGCAGGCTCACTGGGTGATTGAGACTAACACCTAATTAGAGGCATTCCTCGAGCAACTGGCCGAACGCAACGATTACATGACCTATCGCACCGCTAACTTCACCTCGGAAGAGGGCCGCTCTTTCCCCTACGCCCACCTCTCCGCTGGTCACTCCGTCTCTAAAGTGCGCGTGTGGATCCAGGGCGCCGTTCATGGTAACGAACCCGCTGGCGACGAGGCCACACAGGCCCTCCTGGGCAAGTTCGACGGCGACCAGGAGTGGGCTGCCTCCATTCTTGACAAGCTAGAGCTGGTCGTTCTGCCGAGGTATAATCCCGATGGCGTTTTCTACTTCCAGCGCACTCTAGCGACCAACTATGACCCTAACCGCGACCATATCAAGCTTGCTCGCCAGCAGACGCGTGATATAAAACAGCTCATGAACGAATTCAATCCTCATGTTATAGTCGATATGCACGAGTACTTTGCTGGGTCGCGTTTTGGCGACGGGCAGTATGTCCACGGCTGCGACGGCCTGTACTCGGCCGCCAAGAACCTCAATATCAATGAGGGTATCCGCAAACTCTCCGAGGAGCTCTTTGCTAAGAATATTGCCGAAGATATGAATGCCGCCGGTATGCGCGCCGAGCCGTACGTTACCGgctcttctgctgcttcggGTTCCAACTTCGTCGCCGACTTCGCCGAGGCGGGAACTGACGGCAAGATTGGTCGCAATGCTATGGGATTAACCCAGGCTGtcgtcttccttcttgagaTGCGCGGCATTGCAATCGCTGACCAGGAGTTCCAGCGACGCACTGCCGCCGGTCTGACCATGCTGGGCAGTATTGTCCAGACTGCTGCCGATAATGCTGATGAGGTTCTCCAGACCGTCGAGGACGGCATCAAAGAGTTCATAGCATCGGACGACGATGTTATCGTCACCGATTACAGCAAGACTGAGATCCGCCCCTTCGCTCTGGTCGACGTTAAGAATGGTAGCATAGTATACCCTCCTGTACGCTTCGCATCAACGACACCCTCCTTCGCTAACCTCACTCGCTCCCGCCCTGAGGCCTACCTGATACCAGTGGCTTGGGCCGACCTCGCCGAGCGGCTTAAGGTGTCTGGTTTGGAAGTAGAGACGCTGGACAAGCCGTTTGAGGGGACGGTCGAGGCGCTAACTATCACATCCGCCGAGGTGGACACCTCCTATTACGAGGGCGTGATTCGCGTGACAGTGACGACGGAGACCAGTGAGCGCGAGGTAAGGCTACCGGCGGGTAGCTTTCGCGTGAGCACAAGACAGAAGAATGCGGCGCTGGCGATGGTGGCGCTGGAGCCGGAGAACATTGACTCCTACGTCTCGTTCAATATTGTGCCAGTGGAGGAGTCAGATGAGTACCCAATCTTCAGGATAACGTCTTAGATATGTTTCCTGCGTTGAATGTGTATACATGGTGAGGACAATAAGGAGCGAAACGGACAGTGTATATCTTTGAAAAAGCAACGACAAGGAAACTGTGATGCTTCATGCTTGATACCTAGCTATAATACATTTCATGAGGCCTTAAACTAGGTTTGAATTATTTGAAATAAGAAGTTTCTACCAGGTAGAAAGTCCAAGCCATCAGGATTATTATATGGAAATCCATGGTACCAAACTTGGCCTAAATTTGCAAAAACCGGGATACTCTGCTCCTCTACAAGATAAAGGTAACTTATATACTCACGCACCAAGCACTGTTTGGTAATATGTTTCAAGGCACataaaaaaagcaaaacatacaacaggagggattcgctggtggtcacccacccaactactaacctcccggcgtgtggcttaagtacggctgagcggacgggaagccctgttctccacaccctatggtcgtatgtactatTTCTTTAGTAGATAAGGGCTATATAGAATGTTTCTAATGATTCAGCTGAGTGCATAGCATGTTCAACACATATCAATTCTAAGTCCAGATATATTAGTTCATCTACCGTAGTAACAAGCAGGATCGGCGCTGCTAAATCGGAATTATAAACTAGATAGCGGCACAGAACTTCACATGATGGCTACTAGACTCATGgttctaaaatatatatcaatgaatGCTTACCAAAAACGCCAATATATAACATATTGAGTTTCCCTTTATTCCACAGATCGCACCTGACATCTACATTACCTTTTTGAGCCATTCACACCTAATCGACGAGGCCAGCAACAAGTCGATTGAGAGAAATTGGGGCAGAGGGAATCACCTGCGCGGCACGTGCTTACCCAAACGAGGAATTCATTCCGGTGGAGTTCAAACCCACTGGCTATAAATGGAAAGCCGCCCCGCCGGATTATCCCCGTCAATATAATGCTGCAAAATCATTTGAGGTCTCCCAATTGCAGACAGAGACAAACCGATAAACAAACGAGACgagaaaaaaatagacgAGAAGAGATACTGAACAAGATAGAAACCTGCAACAAAAGACTGTTACTCAGTACAAGAAGAATGTCTTCCGAAGCAAGCGCCGAAGATATGAACCTTGTGGCCGAATATCTCGGCGATCAACGGATCCAAGACCTatcctcatctccatcggTGGACTGTATCGTCATCTGCGCGTCGGCAATTCTTTATCAAGCCGAACATCTGTTCCAGGTACTCCAAGACCGACCGTCCTTAAGCAAATGTTTGGTTCTATGTGGTGGCGTGGGCCACTCCACCCATTTCATGTATGAAGCTGTTGCACAACACCCTCGCTTCTCGCAGATTGCACAAGACATCCACGGTTTACCCGAAGCTCGTGTCTTGGAGAGGATCCTGGATACATTCTTTGACCGATCTGCCATCACGGATGGAGGTTGTATGATCTTGGTTGAAGATAAATCGACCAATTGTGGCCTAAATGCCTCGCTGAGTCGGAAGATACTTGATGCAGCAGGATTCCACGACCTCAAGACATGTATCATAATTCAAGATCCTACGATGATGCTGCGAACAAAAGCCTCATTCCAAAAGGCGTACGAGGACAGCCTGTCGTCTCCCTCTTTCATGAGCTGTCCGATAATAGTCCCACACATGCAGAGAACCGAAGGTTCGGGGTTAAAATATCAAACTCTACCACTGGGAAACGCATGGTGGCCACTGGATCGATTTTTAGAGTTGATAGTGGGGGAAGTCCCCAGACTGAGGGATGATGAAAATGGGTATGGGCCAAGGGGAAAGAGGTTCATTCCTCATGTGGAGGTTCCAGAGcatgttgaagaagcatGGTCACGACTACTGGTTGTTTCAAACGCCTGTCGGTGAATCTTATACTGTGTAGAAGTAGAAAATTCATCCTGGTGAAATGATAGTGTACGGACCACGTGATAATCGACAGGAGCAAAACCAACAAACAACTTGAACCATCGCCTTCGACCGTTTAATAAGAAGAGTCTTGAGTACTCTGTACTACACCGTATACTGATGAACATCAATCGATCCACCTGCAAGTGATGTCAGATAGCAGGGTCCAGCGACCGATTAGCGGAGCGGAAGGAGCGATCATCGTCTTTCATTTCCCAGCCGATTGGATCTCGAAGCCGTCACCTTGGAATCATCCCCCTTAGCCACAATGTCTACGCCAATAACTATCCTCAGCGGCTCCTCGGGCGCCACTTAGCTGAACGATCTGCAGATATCTCGCGATTTAACTCCCGAACCTCCCTGGATCGGGTAGTTAGTGAGCCTCTAACACGTCAGTTGTCTACACGTCCAAGCGTATAATCCCACAGGGTGTCCCACTTTCAAAGAGTCTAAGAAATCGGCGACTGGAGTGATGATCCAGAGGTATTCCCCGCTTCGCCTCTGGGATTTTGACACCTGCAGCTTGAGGATCTGCCATCGGGCGAACAAGCTAACATGGTCAGAACAGTTCTCGAAGACTCATCGCGTTTTGTACCGCAGGGACTCGACCCTGCTACCAACAATGAGCTGTCGTAAATATGGAGTCGTGTTCAGAGTCGGGTGTTGGCGCTAGCCGATGGGGACCAGCGCAAGATCAGACCGCTCGGTGTGAACGACGTGCTGTCGCACCTTGACGCGGcccagaagaaagacaaggtGTCTTCTTGGAAGGTCAAGGACATCAAAGACTCATTTAACAAGACTTTACTGTTCATCCAAACAGTGAGCAGTATAACAGCAGCGGCTGCGTCACAGTATGACTTTTTTTGGTTTAATCTGTGGTCAGGACGAATACGAGCTAACGGTCGGGAAGGCGTTTGGCCCCTCAGAGCTATGTTTCAATGCGCTCAACTTTGTGATCCAAGCATAGCAGGGTTATCAAGGCATTTTTGAAGAACTAGCTGGCTTACTGGAGAAATGCACCGAATATCTTGACCGCTTAGAGTACCACGTCCATGGGGGTATGGACACGAAATTGAGTAAAGTCGCGTGCCAGCACTTGCTCCTCTTCGTGGAAATTTGCGATCGCACTGTCAAACTCCGTTCAAAGAGAATAAAGTTGCTTGCGGGGGCTAAAATACTGTTTCTTCAAGATAATGGGGTAACTGATTTGTTGGCCAGGATGGAGAGCCTCGTAGATGAAGAG
This DNA window, taken from Aspergillus flavus chromosome 5, complete sequence, encodes the following:
- a CDS encoding carboxyvinyl-carboxyphosphonate phosphorylmutase, which produces MPQSNTPYPFTFTNPTGVQSTNGTTQTIPLTIPNVRGTIPSFQTSRLRTMMLEARRDPAKILAFPCSYDGLSSRLIEEAGFPMLFLSGFAVSSSYGLPDTGYIAMEEMCQKVQETVRVTSLPIMVDGDTGYGSPMNVRRTVEAFAAAGAAGVMIEDQTWPKRCGHTKGKSVVSRGEAYARIQAACDARNEGRDIFILARTDALILGWEEAMTRAKEFKRLGADAVFVEALPDRESMQRCVEELDMPMLANIIEGGKTENLSAKELAQLGFAAVAYPWTLVAARLKSVRDALEGLKQSMVEGTAPPMILGYSEVCEGVGFNRYWDQETRYEYDQNGLINP
- a CDS encoding DUF218 domain protein → MSSEASAEDMNLVAEYLGDQRIQDLSSSPSVDCIVICASAILYQAEHLFQVLQDRPSLSKCLVLCGGVGHSTHFMYEAVAQHPRFSQIAQDIHGLPEARVLERILDTFFDRSAITDGGCMILVEDKSTNCGLNASLSRKILDAAGFHDLKTCIIIQDPTMMLRTKASFQKAYEDSLSSPSFMSCPIIVPHMQRTEGSGLKYQTLPLGNAWWPLDRFLELIVGEVPRLRDDENGYGPRGKRFIPHVEVPEHVEEAWSRLLVVSNACR